TTTCAAATATTGCAAGGCAAACAAATCTTCTGGCGCTAAATGCTGCTATAGAATCTGCAAGAGCAGGTGAGCAGGGAAAAGGATTTGCAGTAGTAGCAGGAGAAGTAAAAAAGTTAGCCGGTCAGTCTGCAAATGCTGTAGGTGCCATCCAGGATACCGTATTAAAAGTAAATGAAGCATTTAAAAATATCTCTGAGAATAGCAATGAAATATTGCAGTTCATAAATGTGAACGTAGATCAACAGCTTGAGGAATTAAAGAATGTAGGGGAACAGTATTATAATGATTCAAGCTTTCTAAGCAGTATGTCCGAGGAAATTGCATCGATGTCGCAGGAGCTCGCAGCGGCTGTTGGACAGGTAAATCAGGCGGCTCAAGGCATGGCAGGCACCGCTCAAGTGTCATTTGAAAGCGCTGATAAGATAAAAGGCAGTATCGATAAGACTGCAAAAGCTATAGAGCAAGTGGCAAAGGCCGCACAAAACCAGTCGGAACTCGCCCGGAGGCTGAACGAAATGGTCCGCAAATTTAAAATATAGCAGATGATTTGTGGCAGGTGCATATAGAGTATTTGAAGAATATTTTGATTCTGCCATGAACAAGTTTATAGATTCTATATACTTTGAGCTTAGCGATTGAAACGTGTTATTCAAGTACAAAAAATGTATCCGTTTGTGGCACAAATAATTGTTAACTTGAGCTTGCAGGAATATAATGTATATATAAATAAACGGGAGGATGAAAAAGGAAAAATATAATTAATGCTTTATCAGCAGGTGCTTTATCTGTATCTACATCCTGCAGAATATTGTGGAATATGTAGGGAGGGGCATTATGAAAAAATATATAATGGCATTTGACCAGGGCACAACGAGTTCAAGGACTATTATTTTCAACAATAAATGTCAAATAGTCGGAAGGGCGCAGAAGGAATTTAGGCAGATTTATCCGAAACCCGGCTGGGTTGAGCATGATCCAGAGGATATATGGGATACTCAGATATGGTCTGCTAAAGAAGCGATAAAAAACGCCGGAATTGAGGCGAAGGACATTGCAGCCATAGGTATAACAAATCAAAGGGAGACGACGATCGTATGGGATAAAACAGACGGGAAGCCTGTTTACAACGCCGTCGTCTGGCAGTGCAGGAGGACTGCTCCTACATGTGACATATTGAAAAAGCAGGGGTTAAGTGAAAAGATCCGCGATATAACAGGTCTTATACCCGATGCTTATTTTTCAGGAACGAAAATAAAATGGATACTCGACAATGTTGAAAATGCGAGGGAAAGGGCGGACGAAGGCCGGGTGATTTTCGGCAACGTCGATTCTTTCCTCATATGGAGACTTACAGGCGGAAGGGTGCATGCTACGGATTATACAAACGCCTCAAGGACAATGCTTTATAATATACATGATTTAAAATGGGATGAATGCATGCTGGATTTGCTCGGCATACCTTGTGGAATGTTGCCTGATGTAAAACCTTCAAGCTGTATATTCGGCATGACGGATAAAAGTATTTTTGGGGCGGAGATACCGATCGCAGGTGTGGCAGGGGATCAGCAGGCTGCGCTTTTTGGACAGGCATGTTTCAACTGCGGGGATATAAAAAATACATATGGTACAGGATGCTTTATGCTTATGAATACCGGAGAAAAACCTGTCAAATCTAAAAATGGCCTTTTGACTACGATTGCCTATGGCGTAGGCGGACAGGTAAAATATGCCCTTGAAGGCAGCGTATTTATAGGAGGCGCTGTGGTGCAATGGCTAAGGGATGAGCTTAGGATGATAAGATCTCCACAGGAGACCGAAGATATCGCGATGAAGGTACCGGATTCCAATGGCGTTTATATAGTTCCTGCGTTTGTAGGGCTTGGAGCGCCATATTGGGATATGTATGCCAGGGGAACTATAGTGGGACTTACAAGGGGAGCAAAGAAGGAGCATATCGTAAGGGCGGCCCTTGAGTCCATCGCATACCAGTCATACGATGTAATGAAAGCTATGGAACAGGACTCCGGAATAAAACTTACGGAAATCAAAGTGGATGGGGGCGCCAGCGCAAATAATTTCCTTATGCAATTTCAGGCTGATATATTAAACTATTGTGTAAAAAGGCCAAAGATAATAGAGACGACTATTCTTGGGGCGGCATACCTTGCGGGACTTGCAGTAGGATATTTTAAAGATATGGATGAGATATCGGGCAAGAACACTATAGAGAGAAAATTTATTCCCAAGATGCAGGACGGAGAAAGGGAAAAACTTCTGGATGGCTGGCACAAGGCGGTAGCAAGAACTTTATCTTAAGAGTGAATGACCCTTAAGGCTGTGAACTTAGCGATTGGGATAATATTTTTCAAATATAAAATATGCACCCGGAAGCTAAATAATGCTATTGCCAACTATCGATTAAAATGTTAATATTATAATGTTGTTGCAGGCAGAGATATGAGAGCCGTGCGCTAAGCTGGAGGTCCAAGGAAAACCGCCGTTTGGTGTACGGCTTTTAATCAATCTAGTTTTTTATTGGGGGTCTTGTTATGTTTGACGTAGCAATTATTGGCGCAGGTGCTGTAGGAGCATTTGTGGCAAGGGATCTGTCAAGGTACAGAATTAATGTAGTGCTTATAGATAAGGAACTGGAAGTTTCGGAAGGCACGACTAAGGCAAACAGCGCTATAATTCATGCAGGCTATGATTGCGTTCCCGGTACTTTAAAGGCAAAGCTGAATGTTCAGGGCAATAAGATGTTTGATAGAATATGCGACGAACTCGATGTGCCGTTTAAAAGAATAGGTTCGCTTGTTATCGCGCTTTCGAAAGAGCAGCTTGATATAATAAATGAGCTTTATGAAAGAGGCAGGGCCAACGGTGTTCCAGGTTTGGAAGTTATAGGGAGAGAAAGGCTGAAAGAATTGGAGCCTAACGTAAATGAAGATGCCACAGGCGCCCTGTATGCGAAAACCGCCGGCATAATATCGCCCTATGAACTTGCACTTGCGTGTGCCGAAAACGCTGTTACCAATGGAGTCACACTAAAACTTGACACGGAAGTTAAAGATATAGAAATTAAAAAAGGCGGGTTTATAATAAAGACATCCAGAGAAGATATCGAAACAAGATATATAGTAAATGCCACGGGTCTATTCGCAGATGTCATAAACAGAATGCTTAAGGGGGATGAATTTAGTATAAACCCGAGAAAGGGAGAATATTGCCTGTTTGATAAAAACGACGGACATCTGGTTAACCATGTGCTGTTTCAGGTTCCGACTCCCAGGGGAAAAGGCGTTCTTGTAACCCCGACAGTGCATGGAAACTTGCTTATCGGGCCAAACTCGGTAAATGTTGATATTAAGGAAGATGTTTCCACAACAGGCAATGGACTTGAATATATTGTGAATTGTGCAAGAAAAACAATGAATAAATTTTCAATGAGGGACGTAATAAC
The genomic region above belongs to Clostridiales bacterium and contains:
- a CDS encoding NAD(P)/FAD-dependent oxidoreductase produces the protein MFDVAIIGAGAVGAFVARDLSRYRINVVLIDKELEVSEGTTKANSAIIHAGYDCVPGTLKAKLNVQGNKMFDRICDELDVPFKRIGSLVIALSKEQLDIINELYERGRANGVPGLEVIGRERLKELEPNVNEDATGALYAKTAGIISPYELALACAENAVTNGVTLKLDTEVKDIEIKKGGFIIKTSREDIETRYIVNATGLFADVINRMLKGDEFSINPRKGEYCLFDKNDGHLVNHVLFQVPTPRGKGVLVTPTVHGNLLIGPNSVNVDIKEDVSTTGNGLEYIVNCARKTMNKFSMRDVITSFAGLRASTSGGDFIINVPVQGAVNAAAIDSPGLSSSPAISEMVVQMLKEQGLKLIEKDYYNPVRKRQIRFADMSDSEREKAIEKNPLYGRVICRCETVTEGEIVDAIKRPAGARTVDGVKRRLRAGMGRCQGGFCMPKVVEILSRELGIPYMDIVKDKKGGYLFTGRIKDNYTKGDGDANA
- the glpK gene encoding glycerol kinase GlpK; amino-acid sequence: MKKYIMAFDQGTTSSRTIIFNNKCQIVGRAQKEFRQIYPKPGWVEHDPEDIWDTQIWSAKEAIKNAGIEAKDIAAIGITNQRETTIVWDKTDGKPVYNAVVWQCRRTAPTCDILKKQGLSEKIRDITGLIPDAYFSGTKIKWILDNVENARERADEGRVIFGNVDSFLIWRLTGGRVHATDYTNASRTMLYNIHDLKWDECMLDLLGIPCGMLPDVKPSSCIFGMTDKSIFGAEIPIAGVAGDQQAALFGQACFNCGDIKNTYGTGCFMLMNTGEKPVKSKNGLLTTIAYGVGGQVKYALEGSVFIGGAVVQWLRDELRMIRSPQETEDIAMKVPDSNGVYIVPAFVGLGAPYWDMYARGTIVGLTRGAKKEHIVRAALESIAYQSYDVMKAMEQDSGIKLTEIKVDGGASANNFLMQFQADILNYCVKRPKIIETTILGAAYLAGLAVGYFKDMDEISGKNTIERKFIPKMQDGEREKLLDGWHKAVARTLS